The proteins below come from a single Gemmatimonadota bacterium genomic window:
- a CDS encoding DUF2892 domain-containing protein gives MCNDLIIRRFAGVFVMVSVALGAWMSPWWFVFTAFVGLNLLQSSFTNFCPLERILGRMGWFGCRPAR, from the coding sequence ATGTGCAATGACCTGATTATCCGTCGGTTCGCCGGCGTGTTTGTGATGGTGTCCGTGGCGCTCGGCGCCTGGATGTCGCCGTGGTGGTTTGTGTTTACGGCGTTTGTGGGACTCAACCTGTTACAGTCGAGTTTCACCAACTTCTGTCCGCTGGAGCGGATCCTCGGCCGGATGGGGTGGTTCGGATGCCGACCGGCGCGCTAG
- a CDS encoding efflux RND transporter permease subunit: MGISGRIAAAFLRSRLTPLLAIASLALGALGLMATPREEEPQISVPMIDVIAVMPGASPLEIENLLVRPLERRMQELDGVDHVYAMSGDGYAMVTVRFKVGENQQASVVKVHARILSDMDQAPPGMMTPIVKPHAIDDVPVLALTLHSKTEGANALRLAALRLEDDIRTVAEVSETHVTGGEPRELRVTMDPARLAAAGVTPGEVMMALRGANARLQAGEVTNANTTVRVDVGAPIATASDAGAVIVTVRGGTPVAVRDIATITEGFGEPTQYVSHAVSGGSAEAAVTISVAKRKGANATDVTRAVLDRIEATRSKILPAGVEFTVTRDYGETAGEKARELMLHLLIATLSVTLLIWLFLGWREALVVLVAVPVTLALTLFAYYALGYTLNRITLFALIFSIGILVDDAIVVVENIYRHLRMGDRPSEVAAVEAVDEVGNPTILATFTVIAAILPMAFVSGMMGPYMRPIPVGASVAMLASLGVAFVVTPWLAYRLLKGHVAKLATAHDRAHEEEEQGRFGVFYARLMSGLMDNPGRRRAFYGAVVALLLGSVALLGVKAVQVKMLPFDNKSEFQVVLDLPEGATLESSNALAQEVATRLRLVPEVVSTETYAGTSAPFNFNGLVRHYFMRRGANVADVQVNLKPKGKRSRQSHQIAVAVRPAVDSIAARYGASAKVAEIPPGPPVLSTLVAEVYAADDSTRLEAAKAVKQVFEKTAGVVDVDWSVVAPQATEVYRVDRVRAAAAGASVEQIAQTLAIALSGAPAGVASQPEARDAVLIRPRFALGQRSTREALLSVPIATMTGPQPLARFVHLETRPRDDIRMRRNQRAMIIVTGDVAGSVESPVYAILEMNKAIDAIRIHGASIARYNSVQPSRSDETAIKWDGEWQVTIEVFRDLGIAFAIVLVLIYVLVVGWFQSFTVPLVIMAPIPLTLIGILPGHAISGAFFTATSMIGMIALAGIIVRNSILLVDFIQLAEARGRLLREAVLEAGAVRFRPIALTAAAVVVGGLVMVLDPIFQGLAVALMSGAVVATGLTMVVVPLLYWELQRRGGEEKTQ; this comes from the coding sequence ATGGGAATCTCTGGCCGTATTGCGGCGGCGTTTCTTCGCTCGCGCCTGACGCCACTCCTCGCCATTGCCTCGCTCGCCCTTGGCGCGCTTGGCCTGATGGCCACGCCTCGCGAAGAAGAGCCGCAGATCAGTGTGCCGATGATCGACGTGATTGCGGTGATGCCAGGGGCATCGCCGCTTGAGATTGAAAATCTATTGGTCCGTCCGTTGGAACGGCGGATGCAGGAACTCGACGGCGTGGACCACGTGTACGCGATGTCGGGCGACGGATACGCGATGGTGACGGTGCGCTTTAAGGTCGGTGAGAATCAGCAGGCCAGCGTGGTGAAAGTACACGCGCGCATTCTCTCCGATATGGATCAGGCGCCGCCGGGTATGATGACGCCCATCGTAAAGCCGCACGCGATTGACGACGTGCCGGTGCTCGCTCTCACACTGCATTCAAAAACCGAAGGGGCGAACGCGTTGCGTTTGGCGGCGCTCCGTCTTGAAGACGACATCCGCACCGTCGCCGAGGTGTCAGAGACGCATGTCACTGGTGGGGAACCACGTGAACTGCGTGTGACCATGGATCCGGCGCGACTCGCTGCTGCGGGCGTAACGCCGGGCGAAGTGATGATGGCCCTGCGCGGCGCCAATGCGCGACTACAGGCGGGCGAAGTTACAAATGCGAACACCACCGTGCGCGTTGACGTCGGTGCGCCGATTGCGACCGCATCCGATGCGGGTGCGGTGATTGTGACAGTCCGCGGTGGAACGCCAGTGGCCGTACGCGACATCGCAACGATTACCGAAGGCTTTGGCGAACCGACGCAGTATGTATCGCACGCTGTAAGCGGCGGATCCGCTGAAGCGGCCGTGACAATTTCGGTGGCAAAACGGAAGGGCGCCAACGCAACCGACGTGACCCGCGCCGTGCTGGACCGGATTGAAGCCACGCGCTCAAAGATCCTTCCCGCCGGCGTGGAGTTCACCGTTACGCGCGACTACGGCGAAACCGCCGGCGAAAAAGCGCGCGAACTGATGCTGCACCTGCTTATCGCTACCCTTTCGGTCACGCTTCTCATCTGGTTGTTCCTCGGTTGGCGCGAGGCGCTCGTGGTGCTCGTGGCCGTGCCGGTCACGCTCGCACTGACACTCTTTGCGTACTACGCACTCGGCTACACGCTCAACCGCATCACGCTCTTTGCCTTGATATTCTCGATCGGCATTCTCGTGGACGACGCCATTGTCGTGGTAGAGAACATTTATCGCCATCTCCGGATGGGCGATCGGCCGAGTGAAGTGGCTGCTGTTGAAGCCGTAGATGAAGTTGGCAATCCCACGATTCTCGCAACCTTCACGGTGATTGCCGCCATTCTGCCAATGGCGTTCGTGTCTGGCATGATGGGTCCGTACATGCGCCCCATCCCGGTCGGCGCGTCGGTGGCGATGCTCGCATCACTCGGCGTCGCGTTCGTGGTGACACCCTGGCTCGCCTATCGCTTGCTCAAGGGGCACGTCGCCAAGCTCGCCACCGCGCATGACCGGGCGCACGAGGAAGAAGAGCAGGGACGCTTTGGTGTGTTCTATGCCCGCTTGATGAGCGGACTCATGGACAACCCCGGCCGCCGCCGTGCGTTCTATGGAGCGGTGGTCGCGCTTCTCCTCGGCTCGGTCGCGTTGTTAGGAGTGAAGGCGGTCCAGGTGAAGATGTTGCCGTTCGACAACAAGAGTGAGTTCCAGGTAGTGCTCGACCTGCCGGAAGGCGCGACCCTCGAATCCAGCAATGCGCTGGCTCAGGAAGTGGCGACGCGCTTGCGCTTGGTGCCTGAGGTCGTCAGCACCGAGACCTACGCCGGTACGTCGGCGCCGTTCAACTTCAACGGGCTCGTACGTCACTATTTCATGCGGCGCGGCGCGAACGTGGCGGACGTGCAGGTGAATCTCAAGCCCAAGGGCAAGCGTTCGCGGCAGAGCCATCAGATTGCTGTGGCCGTGCGTCCGGCGGTGGACTCGATTGCCGCGCGCTACGGCGCTTCGGCGAAAGTTGCGGAGATTCCGCCTGGCCCACCGGTGCTCAGTACGTTGGTCGCCGAAGTGTATGCGGCGGATGATAGCACGCGCCTCGAAGCGGCGAAGGCCGTGAAGCAGGTGTTTGAAAAGACCGCCGGTGTGGTGGATGTCGATTGGTCGGTAGTCGCGCCGCAGGCCACGGAGGTGTACCGCGTCGATCGTGTGCGCGCCGCCGCCGCCGGTGCGAGCGTGGAGCAGATTGCGCAAACGCTCGCGATTGCACTCAGTGGTGCGCCGGCTGGTGTGGCCAGTCAGCCCGAGGCGCGTGACGCCGTATTGATTCGCCCGCGCTTTGCGCTCGGCCAGCGGTCGACGCGCGAGGCCTTGCTTTCCGTGCCTATTGCCACGATGACCGGACCGCAGCCGCTCGCACGATTTGTACATCTCGAGACACGCCCGCGCGATGACATTCGCATGCGCCGCAACCAGCGGGCGATGATCATTGTCACCGGCGACGTGGCCGGCAGCGTGGAATCGCCGGTGTATGCGATTCTCGAAATGAATAAGGCCATTGACGCGATCCGGATTCACGGCGCTTCGATCGCTCGCTATAACTCGGTTCAGCCGTCGCGGTCTGATGAAACGGCCATCAAGTGGGACGGCGAGTGGCAGGTGACGATCGAAGTGTTTCGCGACCTCGGCATCGCCTTTGCGATTGTGCTCGTGCTGATCTATGTGCTCGTGGTCGGCTGGTTCCAGTCGTTCACGGTACCGCTAGTGATCATGGCACCGATTCCGCTGACCCTCATCGGCATTCTGCCGGGGCACGCGATCTCCGGTGCGTTCTTCACGGCTACCTCTATGATAGGCATGATTGCGCTCGCGGGAATTATTGTGCGCAACTCAATCCTTTTGGTGGACTTCATTCAACTCGCCGAGGCGCGCGGTCGGCTGTTGCGCGAGGCCGTGCTTGAGGCCGGTGCGGTGCGATTCCGTCCGATTGCGCTGACCGCCGCCGCGGTGGTAGTGGGCGGACTGGTGATGGTGCTGGATCCGATTTTTCAGGGGCTCGCCGTGGCGCTGATGAGCGGTGCGGTGGTGGCCACGGGGCTCACGATGGTCGTCGTGCCGCTGTTGTACTGGGAGTTGCAGCGTCGCGGCGGCGAGGAGAAGACACAATGA
- a CDS encoding DUF411 domain-containing protein encodes MKRRDFLKLSCGAGALMAAVPALAHAMTDAGAAPIPITVYKSPTCGCCGEWVKYMDKNGFATKVILMDDPTPMRREAGVPDKLGSCHTALVGGYVVEGHVPADLIKKMLAEKPKIVGLTVPGMIQGPPGMDEGTKRPYEVLAFDRAGKTSVYAKR; translated from the coding sequence ATGAAACGTCGTGATTTTCTGAAACTGTCGTGCGGTGCCGGTGCGTTGATGGCCGCTGTGCCGGCGTTGGCGCATGCGATGACCGATGCGGGCGCCGCACCGATTCCGATTACCGTGTACAAGAGCCCCACCTGCGGTTGTTGTGGCGAGTGGGTGAAGTACATGGACAAGAATGGATTCGCCACGAAGGTCATCCTGATGGATGATCCGACTCCGATGCGTCGCGAGGCGGGGGTGCCGGACAAACTCGGCAGTTGCCACACCGCACTTGTTGGCGGCTACGTGGTGGAAGGGCATGTGCCGGCGGATCTCATCAAGAAAATGCTGGCGGAGAAGCCGAAAATTGTGGGCCTGACGGTGCCCGGCATGATTCAGGGGCCGCCAGGGATGGATGAAGGAACGAAGCGCCCGTATGAGGTGCTGGCATTTGACCGGGCCGGCAAGACGAGCGTGTACGCGAAGCGGTAG
- a CDS encoding MoaD/ThiS family protein: MSATLFLPAILAKLADSKELAVEGDTVGAIIANAAERFPQLAPRLRDEQGNPYAYVTFYLNDEDIRFIGGFAAPVSDGDELTVVPAIAGG; the protein is encoded by the coding sequence ATGTCCGCCACACTGTTTCTCCCGGCCATCCTCGCCAAGCTCGCCGACAGCAAAGAGCTCGCTGTTGAAGGCGATACGGTCGGCGCCATCATTGCGAACGCGGCCGAACGCTTTCCCCAGCTCGCGCCCCGGTTGCGCGATGAACAGGGAAATCCTTATGCCTACGTCACGTTCTATCTGAACGACGAAGACATTCGGTTCATCGGCGGATTCGCCGCGCCAGTGAGCGACGGAGACGAACTCACGGTGGTTCCCGCCATCGCAGGGGGCTGA
- a CDS encoding TolC family protein, whose product MRSSIFLLLTACWVTPVGAQLRLSDALARADAAAIANRAADAQGDVARAQRLVPLRGILPSVRAEAGYVRTTDPIGAFGTALRQRRVSPADFAPDRLNYPDVASNYTGALVLEVPIVNADAWMGRTAASRAADAVTAAGQWTHQSTRADVVRAFYGTALADARVRVLEAATRAAAGHVKQAQSALAAGFVTASDAMLASVKAAEFEAELASARGDASTARRGLAVLLGYTDGRLLDPSDALPSAAALRAFAAVDTTIATAPRADVQASQAGTAAAKADALRARALYLPRVNSFARYDWNDRARIFANDRNWTVGVMASWSPFSGASEIAESRATTARAAAAQAMQDGAVAAAGLDAARALTDLRVALERLAIAERSVVQATDAHRIVSRRYDGGLATVVELLDASAANTQTQVALDKARFDVIVALTARRLAIGADPGQLASLNSETPSRSSEESY is encoded by the coding sequence ATGCGATCCTCGATCTTCCTGCTCCTGACCGCCTGCTGGGTCACACCCGTGGGCGCCCAACTTCGGCTCTCCGACGCGCTCGCGCGCGCCGATGCCGCCGCCATCGCCAACCGAGCTGCCGACGCACAAGGCGATGTGGCGCGCGCTCAGCGCCTCGTGCCCCTGCGCGGCATTCTTCCCTCTGTGCGAGCCGAAGCGGGCTACGTGCGCACCACCGATCCTATTGGTGCGTTCGGAACCGCACTACGCCAACGCCGCGTCTCACCGGCCGACTTCGCCCCCGATCGGCTCAACTACCCGGATGTCGCTTCAAACTACACCGGCGCGCTGGTGCTCGAAGTGCCGATCGTCAACGCGGACGCCTGGATGGGACGCACCGCCGCCAGTCGTGCGGCAGATGCCGTCACCGCCGCTGGTCAATGGACGCATCAAAGCACCCGCGCGGATGTTGTGCGCGCGTTCTATGGAACAGCGCTCGCCGACGCCCGCGTGCGCGTACTCGAAGCGGCCACGCGTGCGGCAGCGGGCCACGTCAAGCAAGCGCAGTCCGCACTCGCAGCGGGGTTCGTCACGGCAAGCGATGCAATGCTCGCCTCCGTAAAAGCAGCAGAGTTCGAAGCCGAACTCGCTAGCGCGCGCGGTGACGCCTCAACCGCGCGTCGCGGTCTCGCCGTCCTCCTCGGCTACACCGATGGGCGATTGCTGGACCCATCTGACGCGTTGCCGAGTGCGGCAGCCCTTCGCGCATTCGCCGCGGTGGACACTACAATAGCCACCGCACCGCGCGCCGACGTGCAAGCTTCACAGGCGGGTACCGCGGCCGCGAAAGCCGACGCATTGCGCGCCCGTGCCCTGTATCTGCCGCGAGTGAATTCATTTGCGCGATATGACTGGAACGATCGCGCTCGCATCTTTGCCAACGATCGCAACTGGACGGTTGGCGTGATGGCAAGTTGGTCGCCCTTTAGTGGCGCCAGTGAAATCGCAGAATCCCGCGCCACCACCGCGCGCGCGGCGGCTGCGCAGGCCATGCAAGATGGCGCAGTTGCCGCTGCCGGCCTTGATGCGGCACGAGCGCTGACCGACCTACGCGTCGCACTCGAACGCTTAGCAATTGCCGAACGATCCGTCGTCCAAGCGACCGATGCGCACCGCATCGTCAGCCGTCGCTACGACGGTGGACTTGCCACGGTGGTCGAGTTGCTCGACGCCTCGGCTGCAAACACACAAACCCAGGTGGCGCTCGACAAAGCGCGCTTCGATGTGATCGTCGCGCTGACCGCGCGCCGCCTCGCGATCGGCGCCGACCCTGGCCAGCTCGCCTCACTCAACAGCGAAACTCCGTCTCGTTCCTCTGAGGAATCGTACTAA
- a CDS encoding efflux RND transporter periplasmic adaptor subunit has translation MKASFLLALPLYVAACGAPAETPRAQSAVPAEGTLVAVRDTSIDATIDADGIAAPIAQATVSTKLMGTVVEVLVREGDRVTKGQPLARIDARDIDAKHAQASAAVAAAEAGQGLASAQARRMRALLADSAAPKAAVDAAESALQQADASVRAARAMTAEVDAVRDYALVRAPFDGVVTKRFVDPGAFAAPGMPLVQVQDVSRLRVTVTTTPAAARALARGARVSVTIDGHAVSASVEGVVPSPTGGVYVINAIADNPSGSLPSGASATVLIPAGHRRALLVPEGALVHDGDMTAVRVSRNGAAELRWVKVGTVRGTLAEILSGVAAGEQVLVRSAAGA, from the coding sequence ATGAAGGCCTCCTTCCTGCTCGCCCTTCCGCTCTATGTCGCTGCCTGCGGCGCGCCCGCCGAGACACCACGCGCGCAATCGGCGGTTCCCGCCGAGGGTACGCTCGTCGCGGTGCGCGACACGAGCATCGACGCCACGATCGACGCTGACGGTATTGCGGCCCCGATTGCACAAGCCACGGTCTCAACCAAACTGATGGGCACGGTGGTTGAAGTGCTCGTGCGTGAAGGCGATCGTGTTACGAAAGGCCAACCACTCGCGCGCATTGACGCGCGCGACATCGACGCCAAACACGCACAGGCCAGTGCCGCCGTGGCCGCTGCAGAAGCCGGGCAAGGGCTCGCGTCGGCGCAGGCGCGCCGTATGCGCGCACTTCTGGCTGACAGCGCAGCCCCAAAGGCCGCGGTGGATGCCGCCGAATCCGCGCTCCAGCAGGCCGATGCCTCCGTGCGCGCCGCACGCGCGATGACCGCTGAAGTAGATGCGGTGCGCGACTACGCACTGGTGCGCGCACCGTTCGACGGTGTGGTGACCAAGCGCTTTGTTGATCCCGGTGCCTTCGCCGCTCCGGGAATGCCGCTCGTGCAGGTGCAGGATGTGTCACGTCTTCGCGTGACCGTCACCACCACACCGGCCGCCGCCCGTGCGCTCGCCCGTGGCGCTCGTGTGAGTGTCACCATTGACGGACACGCCGTGTCGGCAAGCGTCGAAGGTGTGGTGCCGTCACCGACCGGCGGTGTGTATGTGATCAATGCGATTGCCGACAATCCGAGTGGCTCGCTTCCGTCCGGCGCGTCTGCCACGGTGCTGATTCCCGCAGGACATCGGCGCGCACTGCTGGTACCGGAAGGAGCGCTCGTGCACGATGGCGATATGACAGCGGTTCGCGTGAGTCGCAACGGCGCGGCCGAGCTCCGCTGGGTGAAAGTGGGCACGGTGCGTGGCACGCTCGCCGAGATTCTGTCTGGGGTAGCGGCAGGCGAACAGGTGCTGGTGCGTAGCGCGGCTGGAGCCTAA
- a CDS encoding putative sulfate exporter family transporter has protein sequence MNIVRRASAVGPGVLLCVMVAIASIGVATLETRWLGHPVIEGLVVAILLGLIVRTMWTPGARFETGIQFTAREVLEVAVFLLGASVDLPLLLRAGPSLAIGIVLLVVLGLAASYAICRALGLPKPLAILVACGNSICGNSAIAAVAPVIRANREHVASAIAFTAILGVAVVLGLPLLIRPLDLSHYQYGVLAGLTVYAVPQVLAAAFPVSLLSGQVGTLVKLVRVLMLGPVVLFFAVTHRERGAATAAPHVQLARMLPWFIVGFLVLAGVRSAGMIPPTWVDPTRTLSGWLTVAAMAGLGLGVDIRVLGRVGRPVVMAVSGSLVVLIVLAVTMIRVLGIQ, from the coding sequence ATGAATATTGTGCGCCGCGCCAGCGCGGTCGGCCCCGGCGTATTGCTCTGTGTGATGGTGGCGATTGCGTCCATCGGCGTCGCCACACTCGAAACGCGATGGCTCGGGCATCCGGTCATCGAAGGGCTCGTCGTCGCGATTCTCCTCGGCTTAATCGTACGCACGATGTGGACGCCCGGAGCGCGGTTCGAAACTGGCATTCAGTTCACCGCGCGCGAAGTGCTTGAGGTGGCTGTGTTCTTACTCGGCGCTTCGGTTGACCTGCCCCTGTTATTGCGCGCGGGGCCATCGCTGGCGATTGGCATCGTACTGCTTGTGGTGCTTGGGCTCGCGGCGAGTTACGCGATTTGCCGCGCACTCGGACTGCCGAAGCCACTCGCGATTCTCGTAGCCTGCGGCAACTCCATCTGCGGCAACTCGGCGATCGCCGCGGTGGCGCCAGTCATTCGCGCGAATCGCGAACATGTGGCGTCTGCAATTGCCTTCACGGCCATTCTCGGCGTGGCGGTGGTACTCGGCCTGCCATTGTTGATTAGACCGCTCGACCTGAGTCACTACCAGTACGGCGTGCTGGCCGGGCTTACCGTGTATGCGGTGCCTCAGGTGTTGGCAGCGGCGTTTCCTGTGAGTTTGCTCTCGGGGCAAGTGGGAACGCTCGTAAAACTCGTGCGCGTGCTGATGCTCGGGCCTGTGGTGCTGTTCTTTGCCGTGACACACCGTGAACGCGGAGCGGCAACCGCCGCGCCGCACGTGCAGCTCGCACGAATGCTTCCCTGGTTCATTGTGGGATTCCTGGTGCTGGCGGGTGTGCGCTCAGCGGGAATGATTCCGCCGACGTGGGTGGATCCTACCCGCACGCTGTCCGGCTGGCTCACCGTCGCGGCGATGGCCGGACTCGGACTCGGCGTCGACATCCGCGTGCTCGGACGCGTGGGGCGCCCCGTCGTGATGGCGGTGAGCGGTTCGCTTGTGGTGTTAATCGTGCTCGCCGTCACGATGATCCGAGTACTCGGGATTCAATAA
- the moeB gene encoding molybdopterin-synthase adenylyltransferase MoeB produces the protein MASTGSLNTTDAAELPELTNDEIQRYSRHLILPDVGLLGQRKLKAAKVLLVGAGGLGSPLALYLAAAGVGHIGLVDFDVVDVTNLQRQVLHGTKDIGRPKLDSARDRIHDINPHVELTTYNTALTAANALDIFRGYDLVVDGTDNFPTRYLVNDACVLLGIPNVYGSIFRFEGQASVFATADGPCYRCLFPEPPPPGLVPSCAEGGVLGVLPGLVGTIQATEAIKLICGIGESLVGRLLLVDALNATFRTVKLRKNPKCPACGTREITKLIDYEAFCGILPPAPVSDELAEITPIELADRLRAGTVTLIDVREPFEWDIAHINDATLIPLGQFPAAIPTLDRHASYVIQCKSGMRSAKAARQLREAGFVNVANLTGGILRWSADVDPTVAKY, from the coding sequence ATGGCATCGACTGGATCGCTCAACACGACTGACGCTGCCGAGCTGCCGGAACTCACCAACGACGAGATCCAGCGCTACTCGCGCCACCTCATCCTGCCGGATGTGGGCCTGCTCGGTCAGCGCAAACTCAAGGCCGCGAAAGTGCTGCTCGTGGGCGCCGGCGGACTGGGCTCACCGCTCGCCCTGTACCTCGCTGCGGCTGGCGTGGGCCACATCGGCCTGGTGGACTTCGACGTCGTCGACGTCACCAACCTGCAGCGCCAAGTGCTGCACGGCACCAAGGACATCGGACGCCCCAAGCTCGACTCCGCGCGTGATCGCATTCATGACATCAATCCGCACGTCGAACTCACCACGTACAACACCGCACTCACCGCGGCCAACGCGCTCGACATTTTTCGCGGCTATGATCTCGTGGTCGATGGCACCGACAACTTTCCCACGCGCTATCTCGTCAACGACGCGTGCGTGTTGCTCGGCATCCCCAACGTGTACGGCAGCATCTTTCGCTTCGAAGGGCAAGCCTCGGTGTTTGCGACGGCAGACGGCCCGTGCTACCGCTGCCTCTTTCCGGAACCGCCCCCTCCAGGACTTGTGCCGAGTTGCGCCGAAGGCGGCGTGCTTGGCGTGTTGCCGGGACTCGTCGGCACCATTCAGGCGACAGAAGCCATCAAGCTCATCTGCGGCATCGGCGAATCGCTCGTGGGACGTCTCCTCCTCGTGGACGCGCTCAACGCCACCTTCCGCACCGTCAAGCTTCGCAAGAATCCAAAATGCCCGGCGTGTGGCACGCGCGAAATCACCAAGCTGATTGACTACGAAGCGTTCTGTGGCATTCTACCGCCGGCACCGGTTTCCGACGAACTAGCGGAAATCACGCCAATTGAACTCGCCGATCGCCTGCGCGCTGGCACGGTGACGTTGATCGACGTCCGTGAGCCGTTTGAATGGGACATCGCACATATCAATGACGCGACGCTCATTCCGCTGGGACAGTTCCCCGCCGCCATTCCGACACTGGATCGGCACGCGTCGTACGTCATTCAGTGTAAGAGTGGCATGCGGAGCGCCAAGGCCGCTCGCCAGTTGCGTGAAGCGGGATTTGTGAACGTGGCAAATCTTACCGGCGGCATTCTGCGCTGGAGCGCAGACGTGGATCCGACCGTCGCGAAGTACTAG
- a CDS encoding metalloregulator ArsR/SmtB family transcription factor, whose protein sequence is MKMTPELLSVIAERFKAFAEPARLQVLYELKSGERTVTELVAATGLGQANLSKHLQQLYAAGVVSRRKEGLFTYYALADKDVLKMCDLMCGRLDRETSARRKALSAG, encoded by the coding sequence ATGAAGATGACACCGGAACTCTTGTCGGTGATTGCCGAACGCTTCAAAGCGTTCGCGGAACCGGCGCGTCTGCAGGTGCTCTATGAATTGAAGAGCGGAGAGCGCACGGTCACCGAGTTGGTGGCGGCCACTGGCCTTGGCCAGGCGAATCTCTCGAAGCATCTGCAGCAGCTGTATGCCGCCGGCGTTGTGTCGCGGCGCAAGGAAGGGTTGTTCACGTACTATGCGCTGGCCGATAAAGACGTGCTGAAGATGTGCGACCTGATGTGCGGCCGCCTCGATCGCGAAACCTCCGCGCGACGCAAGGCGCTTAGCGCGGGGTAA
- the thrC gene encoding threonine synthase — MTATATPSTLRILPQRCRLCGTEFEAAPIAICEQCLGPLEPLYSKHRVLPDRETIERRAANLWRYREWLPFEGEPVHSRNTGFTPLVEVPRLAAKLGVARVWIKNDSVCQPTLSFKDRVVTTAINAAHALGLSAVGCASTGNLANAVAAHAALAGLDAWIFVPEDLEREKIIATSVYNPHLVRVKGHYDDVNRLCAQLADRFGWGMVNVNLRGYYGEGSKTMGFEIAEQLGWRLPTAIIAPMAGGSLLTKLKKAFGEFQNAELVHGPSPRLYGAQASGCAPIVRMVESGSTQITPELPNTIARSIAIGNPADGPYAAKSMIESGGWGAKVTDEELVAGIRLLAETAGIFTETAGGATVAGAVQLAREGKLTADDELVICITGNGLKTPDAVAGSLPESPVVEAKVREVAALVKSLGG, encoded by the coding sequence ATGACCGCAACCGCCACTCCATCCACGCTCCGCATTCTTCCGCAACGTTGCCGCTTGTGCGGCACGGAATTCGAAGCCGCTCCCATCGCGATTTGCGAGCAATGCCTCGGCCCGCTCGAGCCGCTCTACTCCAAGCATCGCGTGCTGCCGGATCGCGAAACCATCGAGCGTCGCGCCGCCAACCTCTGGCGGTATCGTGAGTGGTTGCCCTTCGAAGGTGAACCGGTGCACTCCCGGAACACCGGCTTCACGCCGCTGGTGGAAGTCCCGCGCCTCGCCGCCAAACTCGGCGTAGCTCGTGTATGGATCAAGAACGACTCGGTGTGTCAGCCCACACTCTCGTTCAAGGACCGTGTCGTTACGACGGCGATCAACGCCGCTCACGCGCTCGGCCTGAGTGCCGTTGGGTGTGCTAGCACGGGGAACCTCGCCAACGCTGTCGCCGCGCACGCGGCGCTCGCGGGGCTCGACGCGTGGATCTTTGTGCCGGAAGATCTTGAGCGCGAAAAGATTATCGCGACCTCCGTCTACAATCCGCATCTCGTGCGCGTGAAGGGACACTACGACGATGTCAATCGTCTGTGCGCGCAACTCGCCGACCGATTTGGCTGGGGCATGGTGAACGTGAACCTTCGCGGCTACTACGGCGAAGGTTCCAAGACTATGGGCTTTGAGATCGCCGAACAGCTGGGCTGGCGCTTGCCAACGGCCATTATTGCGCCGATGGCAGGTGGATCGCTCCTCACCAAACTCAAGAAAGCGTTCGGTGAATTTCAGAACGCTGAGCTCGTGCACGGCCCGTCGCCGCGGCTCTACGGTGCGCAGGCCAGTGGCTGCGCCCCGATCGTTCGCATGGTTGAGAGTGGGAGCACGCAGATTACGCCAGAGCTTCCGAACACCATCGCCCGTTCTATCGCGATCGGTAATCCGGCCGACGGCCCGTACGCCGCTAAGTCGATGATTGAATCTGGTGGATGGGGCGCCAAGGTCACCGACGAAGAACTCGTTGCCGGAATTCGCTTGCTCGCTGAGACGGCGGGCATCTTCACTGAGACTGCTGGCGGCGCCACAGTGGCCGGCGCCGTGCAGCTCGCACGCGAAGGCAAGCTCACGGCCGACGACGAACTCGTCATCTGCATCACAGGCAACGGACTCAAGACACCGGATGCCGTCGCGGGTTCCCTGCCGGAATCGCCGGTGGTGGAAGCCAAGGTGCGGGAGGTGGCTGCACTCGTGAAGTCACTCGGCGGCTGA